The DNA region CCTGTTACTTTAACCGAAGGCGGCAAGCTTTTTCTCGAGCACGCGCAAATCATTTTGCGCACCGTTGCGGAGTTGAAGCAAAAACTGGCGGATTTGGAGCGGTTGCCGCAGGGCCATATTGAATTGGGCACGACAACTTCAATCGCGATTCAGATTTTGCCCAGGGTGCTTTCCTATTTTCAAAACCAGTTCCCGTTTATCAAAACGACCATCCATTCGATGACTTCTTCGCAAATTTTGGCCAGCGTGGAAAACGGTTCGATTGACCTC from Bacilli bacterium includes:
- a CDS encoding LysR family transcriptional regulator; translated protein: MNLNQLETLLMISRTMSFRKAGEMLNLTQPAVSAQIKSLEEEFQTVLIDRTQPVTLTEGGKLFLEHAQIILRTVAELKQKLADLERLPQGHIELGTTTSIAIQILPRVLSYFQNQFPFIKTTIHSMTSSQILASVENGSIDL